In the Candidatus Tisiphia endosymbiont of Melanophora roralis genome, AGCTTTTTTTGTTACAAAATAGTCTCAATTACAAATTGCTTAATAATTGGTAGTAAATTGATCCTTTATAAGGGAAAAAAACTTTGGTTGTTTTTGTTCCTCGTATTCCTTTAAGAAATCATACATACCGATTGGCAGAAAATTTTTATGTGCTAGGTTGCTAAATTTCTCCCAATGGAAAGTTAAATGTTGTTCCTTTGATATTACTTCTTTATTTTTAGATAGGCTATGTGAATGTACTTTAAATACAAAAGACTGTTCATGAAATGGTTTCCCATTATTATCCCAAAGATTTTCTACCACTCCTATAAAATCATTAATTATAGGATCAATTGTGCCAATCTCTTCTGCTATTTCCCGTAGTAATGCTTGATAAACCGTTTCCTGATATCTAACATGTCCTCCTGGGAGAAAGAGATGGCTACCACTATTTGCTACTAATACATAATCTCCCTCTCTTATATAAGCTCTAACTATAACATAAATTTTACCTGCACTAAGCATTATACTACAATATTTACTATTTTTGAGGGTATTATGATAATCTTTCCTTTTTGCCAAAGTTCTCCTGTAATATAATTATAAATCAAAGGTTTGCTGGTAAACCTATAGCAGTTATATCAAATTTAAGAGATGGAGTTACTTTGCTTTCTGCATTGTGGATTCTAAAGTTGATGCTATAACCACGGTTAAATATGATGGTTTTTGAATATTGACCACCATTCTTATTGTTTATTGCATTAATACATGTTGGGTGCTTTGTACGTTTGATAGATAAGGTATTATTTAAATTAAACCCTTGTACAATAACCCGTTTTTTTCCTTCTCTAATGATTTTGTAAAAATCAAAACGTCCAACGATAAAAGATATAATTGTCTTGCAAAGTTCAATCTCTTTTATCTCGCTGATGGCACACACTCTACTTATTTCATTGCTCCACGCATCCAATATCGGCCAATAAAAGCGAGATGGTTTATCAATAACATCCCTCCATAATGCAGTTCCATTAGAATCGTTTTTAATTTTAGTTAACTCATCAAAGATTGTTGTGACAATGAGCCAATATTCATCACTACAGCCAAAGTCATCAATACTCCATTCTTTAATAAAGTTAGCTGTTCTTGATAACCTTGGATGTTTTAAGGCTTTGTGATTATTTTTACAAGATATGCCGAATGTTTTGCCATTTATTGTTATCAACACATCTCGTACATCACCCTGCTTACCTGCAGTATCACTGTTAAATGAAATTAATCCATTGTTACCGGATTCAAAGAAGACCTTTTCTTTCAACATAATATGTTCGATGGCTATAGTAGCTGCATTCAGGAAATCAGATTTGTCCCTATTTGCTATTTCATAAAATGCTTTCTTATTAATTTCTGAATAGGCATTTTCTTCAATTGACATATTTGTTTGTAATTTAAGTGCTAAGCCTACCGCCCACTCAAAAGCTCTGCCATTATTTGTTTGCGTAGCCATTTATACCCCCAAGTCTTTTCTAATTGATTTGGCTACCCAGTACGCCAAATTTACTGGTACAGCATTACCAATCATTTTATAGCCGTTTCTGATATTGGTATAAATGAACTCATAATCATCTGGAAACGTCTGAATTCGTGCACATTCTCGGACTGTTAATCTTCGATATTTGTTTTCATGACCAGGAGCGAATTTTCTTAACTCTTGTCCATCAACTTTTATCATTTTAGGAGCTTGTGGATGAAATGGAATATGTCTATCTGTTGCCAAAATAGTAAATGATTGTTCATCCCAACCTCGCACTCGATTTCTCGACATAAAAATGGGGGAATAGCCTGAATCAATTAGCTCATGATTTTTAACTTTTCTAGTTGTTCCAACTTTTAGATTAGCTAGGTCACCTATCACTTGTTTTAAAGTGATTTTGGTTCTCAAAGGTTTAGGAAATTCAAATTTTTTGTTCAAAGATTTGTGATAACCAATTATAAAAACTCGCTCGCGATCTTGGGCTACACCGTAGTCACTTGCTTTTAACAACTTCCAACTAACCTCATAGTCTTCTTTTTTGAACATATCTATGATATTCATAAAGGATTCAATATTTCTTGAATGGATTATTCCATGAACATTTTCTGCAACACAAAACTTTGGCTGTACATGCCTAATAACCCTGATATATTCGTGGAATAATTGACCTCTTAAGTCATCAAGTCCACGCCTAGCACCAGCTTCTGACCATGATTGACATGGCGGTCCACCAATAACACCTGTTGCACCAAGTGGAATATCTTCATTTGGAATATCCAAAATAGAACGTCCATCAAACTTTGATTCAGGAAAGTAGTTTTGATAAGAAGGGGCAATTGTTTTATCATACTCGTTTGCCCAAATTGTCTTGAATCCAGCTTGTTCAAAACCAATATCCATACCACCTGCACCGGCAAATAATGAAATAAGAGTAATGTTTGAGGCAGATTCTTTTTGTTTTGCTGTTTTAACTGTAGCATTTTTATTGACATTGTCTTCCATCCTTATTCACACCACAATATTTACTATTTTTGAGGGTATTATGATAATTCTTTTGGGTTCTTTGCCACTTAGGTATTTTTGCACCTCGGGTAATTGCATTACTGTGTTCTG is a window encoding:
- a CDS encoding NUDIX domain-containing protein; protein product: MAKRKDYHNTLKNSKYCSIMLSAGKIYVIVRAYIREGDYVLVANSGSHLFLPGGHVRYQETVYQALLREIAEEIGTIDPIINDFIGVVENLWDNNGKPFHEQSFVFKVHSHSLSKNKEVISKEQHLTFHWEKFSNLAHKNFLPIGMYDFLKEYEEQKQPKFFSLIKDQFTTNY
- a CDS encoding DNA cytosine methyltransferase, whose translation is MEDNVNKNATVKTAKQKESASNITLISLFAGAGGMDIGFEQAGFKTIWANEYDKTIAPSYQNYFPESKFDGRSILDIPNEDIPLGATGVIGGPPCQSWSEAGARRGLDDLRGQLFHEYIRVIRHVQPKFCVAENVHGIIHSRNIESFMNIIDMFKKEDYEVSWKLLKASDYGVAQDRERVFIIGYHKSLNKKFEFPKPLRTKITLKQVIGDLANLKVGTTRKVKNHELIDSGYSPIFMSRNRVRGWDEQSFTILATDRHIPFHPQAPKMIKVDGQELRKFAPGHENKYRRLTVRECARIQTFPDDYEFIYTNIRNGYKMIGNAVPVNLAYWVAKSIRKDLGV
- a CDS encoding HaeIII family restriction endonuclease → MATQTNNGRAFEWAVGLALKLQTNMSIEENAYSEINKKAFYEIANRDKSDFLNAATIAIEHIMLKEKVFFESGNNGLISFNSDTAGKQGDVRDVLITINGKTFGISCKNNHKALKHPRLSRTANFIKEWSIDDFGCSDEYWLIVTTIFDELTKIKNDSNGTALWRDVIDKPSRFYWPILDAWSNEISRVCAISEIKEIELCKTIISFIVGRFDFYKIIREGKKRVIVQGFNLNNTLSIKRTKHPTCINAINNKNGGQYSKTIIFNRGYSINFRIHNAESKVTPSLKFDITAIGLPANL